The Caenorhabditis elegans chromosome II genome has a segment encoding these proteins:
- the clec-145 gene encoding C-type lectin domain-containing protein (Confirmed by transcript evidence), producing the protein MHPKCGIILLSLIFICITEIESRKVTQKPAAPPPPKNDKSWVRSKIDSAKEKYHAGKEKLKTKISDVKSKLRGPAPTPQPRPPAQNNLPKSQYGWNTQAPGPRAPAPAPTRPQYGVPAPRAPQPTIPALTTKKSVFERLKEKAKGKEKYVGKAVGWAKKDLGIGVEGPKKPSKILKFGKKAVDFMFKKKTPKTQNPALVHSSGQIVGQVASGSHGLDRKVEYLKSRLDIMQSEIQGTWNTSESGTKYKIFEERMNWNDAQLHCEELGSHLAYLDSESKNTYATSLIDSQNISMVWFGLRTEVGLGSGSDTYSNFSNLDGCGVVDRNGTWSISSCAIELPYLCQAFRFNVLVEIP; encoded by the exons atgcACCCAAAGTGTGGAATTATTCTACTATCCctaatttttatatgtattaCAGAG atagaatCGCGAAAAGTGACTCAAAAACCTGcagctccaccaccaccaaaaaatgacaaatcgTGGGTTAGATCGAAAATCGACTCGGCCAAGGAGAAATATCATGCCGGGAAGGAGAAGCTCAAAACGAAAATATCCGATGTGAAGAGTAAGCTGAGGGGTCCAGCTCCGACTCCGCAACCGAGACCTCCAGCTCAGAACAATCTACCAAAATCCCAGTATGGTTGGAACACGCAGGCTCCAGGCCCCAGGGCGCCTGCTCCAGCCCCTACTAGACCACAATATGGAGTTCCAGCTCCCAGAGCCCCTCAACCAACAATTCCAGCTCTAACTACGAAAAAGTCAGTTTTCGAGCGTCTGAAGGAAAAAGCTAAGGGAAAAGAGAAATATGTTGGGAAAGCAGTCGGCTGGGCGAAGAAAGACCTGGGAATCGGAGTTGAAGGACCGAAGAAgccgtcaaaaattttaaagtttgggAAGAAAGCAGTggattttatgtttaaaaag aaaactccaaaaactcaaaacccGGCACTTGTTCATTCTTCAGGACAGATTGTTGGGCAGGTTGCTTCTGGAAGCCACGGCCTGGACCGCAAAGTTGAGTACCTGAAAAGTCGCCTAGACATCATGCAGTCCGAGATTCAAGGCACCTGGAATACCAGTGAGTCAGGCACCAAGTACAAAATCTTCGAGGAGAGGATGAACTGGAATGATGCGCAG ctccACTGCGAAGAGCTCGGCAGTCACCTGGCCTACTTGGATAGTGAATCTAAAAACACCTATGCCACGTCTCTAATCGATTCTCAAAACATTAGCATGGTCTGGTTCGGCCTGCGGACTGAAGTAGGCTTGGGCTCAGGCTCAGACACCTACTCAAATTTCTCGAACCTTGATGGTTGTGGAGTGGTTGATCGGAATGGCACATGGAGCATCAGCTCATGTGCCATCGAGCTTCCCTATCTGTGTCAGGCATTCCGATTTAATGTTCTTGTGGAGATCCCATAA
- the Y48E1B.8 gene encoding Nucleotide-diphospho-sugar transferase domain-containing protein (Confirmed by transcript evidence) produces the protein MSKPAGLQSLLALIFFNRLSLVIFYSFWFLIGLLVLRKSQNALEAVRYVKAHSASVSLDSLEGSTEFRQLLEEDFPRPPAFFLLNQYALNMTDNFLCNTATLAGAHERFVFVTLDEVARKRIRSRWPRIRVFHWPTPSLYKPFSFAEGAYQTIYLLRSNLALALIKKGKSFWMMQQDTFWRKNIFDLNYEDNMSYDAIFDQLGNGDNSLRKEWVNGANWFIRANNETQFFFEKLSEKLAHWYTPDVGVMIHQCNTWDKPTCAFIPYNVTYSWEWMFSDQSNPPYLLQLDCETNGGTKLMQLGRYGFHFVNPDGTCNNEKISSAKSRMENGTVEVQISKNLPSWGRLQFKLYWYITEYLLWIPVLGEYLRPYLALAGFILMITI, from the exons atgTCCAAGCCCGCCGGCCTGCAGTCCCTATTAGCTCTGATATTTTTCAACCGGCTTTCTCTAGTCATATTCTACTCATTTTGGTTCCTAATCGGGCTTCTAGTCCTCAGAAAGTCGCAGAATGCTCTGGAAGCCGTCCGATACGTGAAGGCTCACAGCGCCTCGGTATCCCTCGACTCCCTGGAAGGCTCCACGGAGTTCCGGCAACTTCTGGAAGAGGATTTCCCGCGGCCACCGGCGTTTTTCCTGCTCAACCAGTACGCGCTTAATATGACCGACAACTTTTTGTGCAATACTGCCACGTTGGCGGGGGCGCATGAGCGCTTCGTTTTTGTGACGTTGGATGAGGTGGCGAGGAAGAGGATTCGCAGCAGGTGGCCGAGGATTCGCGTTTTTCATTGGCCAACGCCGTCGCTTTAT aaaccctTCTCATTCGCTGAAGGTGCATATCAAACCATATACCTGCTCAGATCCAATTTAGCACTGGCACTTATCAAAAA aggaAAATCCTTCTGGATGATGCAGCAGGATACCTTCTGGAGAAAGAACATATTCGACCTAAACTACGAGGATAATATGTCATATGACGCTATTTTTGATCAACTCGGAAATGGAGACAACTCGTTGAGAAAGGAATGGGTGAACGGAGCCAACTGGTTCATTCGGGCTAACAATGAGACGCAgttctttttcgaaaagttgtcAGAGAAGTTGGCTCATTGGTATACTCCTGATGTTGGAGTTATGATTCATCAGTGTAATACTTGGGACAAGCCAACGTGTGCATTTATTCCGTATAA TGTGACCTATTCCTGGGAATGGATGTTCAGTGATCAGTCGAACCCTCCGTATCTTCTCCAGCTAGACTGCGAGACGAACGGAGGTACCAAACTAATGCAGCTAGGAAGATATGGCTTCCATTTTGTAAATCCAGATGGGACGTGCAATAATGAAAAG ATCTCCTCCGCCAAATCTCGTATGGAAAATGGTACTGTAGAAGTTCAAATCTCGAAAAACCTCCCATCCTGGGGACGTTTACAATTCAAGCTGTACTGGTACATCACAGAATACCTCCTATGGATCCCGGTACTCGGGGAGTATCTGAGACCCTACTTGGCGCTGGCCGGCTTCATTTTAATGatcacaatttga
- the Y48E1B.3 gene encoding Geranylgeranyl transferase type I subunit beta (Partially confirmed by transcript evidence) yields MLPPLKNDTAAPKAKEPLLELRTSSWSSPLHTGLFLRSPTLLQLMNFREEEASSEEDPVIYEKHIPIFNFAVKSFTESELLEQTLAVVDFGGRVWICGGGGGFSSKPMKLRANEQEIYQLAAFCDHPKLIAVAGHFHVEIVDMRSPAAAASSRACAELWRSPLFESRGREEAMYLQAVPPVSAQIRHVSRLQGTANAYCVMTDRTLHLIDDRFPGRPVLGLKHAFSSGTHRMVVSNPVGDEAAGGNVYSIFCQDQLQVLNSSISMTKLYAHPTGVWSSVDAFHSIGEPENFNQIVRRGKYAEPEVPSEPTRAMDLVELSDLKCSLLVRQTDDGAIWWQKFSNEPVRTEKEQFSEQKKSLERIIERRSREPDSWKREPWRPVYSDGMCEEVREKPEDFRKIVPVSCPDIDRRVISKYNQYATTLSQQANRFRISSHLIKQPLEVIPLDDINSTLSKITLDTWQATENMMKENRQKQ; encoded by the exons atgcTCCCACCACTGAAAAACGACACAGCTGCTCCAAAAGCCAAGGAGCCACTTCTCGAGCTCCGCACCTCCTCGTGGAGCTCCCCATTGCACACTGGGCTTTTTCTACGGAGCCCGACGCTTCTGCAATTGATGAATTTTCGTGAAGAAGAAGCCTCCTCCGAGGAGGATCCCGTGATCTACGAAAAACACATTCCGATCTTCAATTTCGCGGTGAAAAGCTTCACGGAATCGGAGCTCCTCGAGCAAACCCTAGCCGTTGTGGATTTTGGAGGTCGTGTATGGATTTGCGGGGGCGGGGGCGGCTTCAGCTCCAAGCCAATGAAGCTCCGAGCAAATGAGCAAGAGATCTACCAGTTGGCGGCATTTTGTGATCATCCGAAGCTCATAGCGGTGGCTGGACACTTTCACGTGGAAATCGTCGATATGAGAAGCCCGGCGGCGGCGGCCTCCTCGAGAGCCTGCGCGGAGCTCTGGAGAAGCCCACTTTTTGAGAGCCGAGGCCGTGAAGAGGCGATGTATTTGCAGGCTGTTCCGCCGGTTTCTGCACAAATTCGGCATGTTTCTAGGCTTCAAGGCACGGCGAACGCCTATTGTGTGATGACTGATCGGACGCTTCACCTCATTGATGATCGATTTCCGGGCCGGCCTGTTCTCGGCCTGAAACATGCGTTTTCGAGTGGAACTCATCGGATGGTGGTGTCGAATCCGGTTGGGGATGAAGCCGCTGGTGGAAAT GTGTACTCAATCTTCTGTCAAGACCAGCTTCAAGTGCTcaattcatcaatttcaatgaCAAAACTCTATGCTCATCCGACAGGCGTCTGGTCTTCAGTCGACGCTTTCCATTCCATCGGAGAgcccgaaaatttcaatcaaatcgTCCGCCGCGGCAAATACGCGGAACCCGAGGTCCCGAGTGAGCCCACAAGAGCAATGGATCTCGTGGAGCTCTCTGACTTGAAATGCTCATTGCTAGTCCGACAAACTGATGATGGAGCAATTTGGTGGCAAAAGTTTTCGAATGAGCCGGTGAGGACtgaaaaagagcaattttCGGAGCAGAAAAAGAGCTTGGAACGGATTATTGAACGGAGAAGCCGTGAGCCGGATTCGTGGAAACGAGAGCCCTGGAGACCGGTTTATTCGGATGGAATGTGTGAAGAAGTTAGGGAGAAGCCGGAGGATTTTAG aaaaatcgtaCCCGTGAGCTGTCCGGACATTGATCGTCGTGTAATTTCCAAATATAATCAATACGCCACAACCCTCTCACAACAGGCCAATCGTTTCCGAATATCATCACATTTAATTAAACAACCGCTTGAAGTTATTCCATTGGACGATATCAATAGTACTCTGTCGAAAATTACATTGGACACGTGGCAAGCCACTGAAAATATGATGAAGGAGAATAGGCAGAAGCAGTAG
- the mrpl-37 gene encoding Large ribosomal subunit protein mL37 (Confirmed by transcript evidence), which produces MVFRKYRAVKQWGKMDTRIFKEIYNSRNKRKMPAFEVPDAVKALGVPVFEPNEIFQLSNRKNLVEQAAKEHMENELKFTEPPQQHPLQKSHPAYIFEAAEPMSDGIAQAAVLTRSVVATGGLPDTILLNSAAKLEIDEEMVKDAILHGERYNPSLEKLPARFDPVMFWIRHPRLHGTPVIKKNNIILNNLLRHVVLGGLRTQALKQNFQVNRDSPLSVYVSGGQYFSKNALVLRAQPHLTVQSADSTVTMPWAGPIDVKAVCAEPLPDIYPISPVIDFSMDTIYNDDVLLTRRSQQQKTHIHSILWSREQDQKYPWTSEQNMANAILTTYAAAVAEATRNGATTELEKPLLVRGVQLVNGRLDLVAMQLNTLKPTSEAGNNDEKNIVWIEKGLRLYKPTPYYEQMDTVEKLDMTVFHKFVALMLGFGAPHAH; this is translated from the exons ATGGTGTTTCGCAAATACCGCGCCGTCAAACAATGGGGAAAAATGGACACTCGAATCTTCAAAGAGATCTATAATTCGAGAAATAAGCGAAAAATGCCGGCTTTCGAGGTGCCTGACGCGGTTAAGGCGCTCGGTGTGCCAGTTTTTGAGCcaaatgagatttttcaactttcaaatcgCAAAAATCTGGTGGAACAGGCGGCGAAAGAGCACATGGAAAATGAGctgaaa ttcacaGAACCACCACAGCAACATCCTCTTCAAAAGAGCCACCCGGCGTATATCTTCGAAGCCGCCGAGCCAATGAGCGACGGAATTGCTCAGGCGGCGGTGCTAACCCGGAGCGTCGTGGCAACCGGCGGCCTGCCAGATACAATTCTCCTAAATTCGGCAGCAAAACTGGAGATCGACGAGGAAATG gtaaaagaCGCGATTCTTCACGGAGAACGATACAATCCGAGTCTGGAAAAGTTGCCGGCCCGTTTCGATCCGGTAATGTTCTGGATTCGTCATCCACGCCTTCACGGAACGCCGGTTATTAagaaaaa CAATATAATCCTGAATAATCTCCTACGACACGTGGTGCTGGGCGGTCTGAGAACTCAGGCATTaaaacagaattttca agtAAACCGTGATTCTCCACTGTCCGTCTACGTCTCCGGCGGtcaatatttctcaaaaaatgcgCTTGTGCTCCGTGCTCAGCCCCATCTTACAGTACAATCTGCAGATTCCACAGTTACAATGCCTTGGGCTGGACCAATTGATGTTAAAGCTGTTTG cgcgGAGCCCCTTCCCGACATTTATCCAATTTCTCcggtaattgatttttcgatggaTACAATTTACAATGATGATGTACTGCTCACCCGACGGAgccaacaacaaaaaactcatATTCATTCAATTCTCTGGTCACGTGAACAGGATCAGAAATATCCGTGGACCAGCGAACAGAATATGGCTAATGCGATTCTTACAACCTACGCAGCTGCTGTGGCTGAAGCTACACGGAATGGAGCAACAACAGAGCTCGAGAAACCATTG cTTGTCCGTGGAGTACAATTGGTGAACGGACGTCTTGATTTGGTTGCCATGCAGCTTAACACACTGAAACCAACATCAGAAGCTGGAAATAATGACGAAAAGAATATTGTGTGGATCGAGAAGG GTCTCCGTCTCTACAAGCCAACGCCCTACTATGAGCAAATGGACACTGTGGAGAAGCTCGATATGAccgtttttcacaaatttgtcGCCTTGATGCTCGGATTTGGAGCACCACATGCTCATTGA
- the lin-38 gene encoding C2H2-type domain-containing protein (Confirmed by transcript evidence): protein MSLQTIEEMDAYPAVDDSGDHLLDPNMIPTAATEVVMSGDGIERQFGDEEDTYQYEYTYEDDPQLEIGEEEVVVTDEAEYQEHWKDEEKKMNLYDVLGSKMYLEDDEKGGPKRSRIDDDEASFSDVYHHHQPPPPPHPRAGAPGDYRYAVDDYREYTVYPTSGGPKQQHGGAHNSVDRTCQGCGMMLRRSVFYHHARMIREKGACNLFTPQRFPCTQCDARIGTLEKLCQHMEQIHQAPTQIKTMVFTNEEDFKQFRIELEGKGGNFRMARGNKKNKKGMVQYFRCNRLQTLSRSQTFRPVDNPSLEELPTNRKRGRLHQQELRQQSAKQVIRTENSCTAFYNKAYLDNGTIEVRFCDHHLHDDEKLRLPEAVRARVIELARKNLPHVVILMIVKDERFKYCERNSANDRRIQDMKTQDIRQVLAGNNRSVKTRISRGEQVEQFDRFAHLGHVDEDPTRPWNDVRPSAKVDRLSLSHSELRYLDLFDTNREEIMAKLNERSRVEQSKKMLYDSFIHRLSSSNEVIKQIDYRDLIPNESTLLKLKKAYNYLAKIENELLNPRREQINPIRVTSYIRMMEEEARLIERTRQAASAPGAAAGDEIDVVGIDEEDYHHHHHMDLHEVVEEEEVGYHQEDLELEQELQEHVEEDYLPVEEELVEEELVVEEEALPVEQHQEEEEDGEPTVTRAGRVVKKKPQFDS from the exons ATGTCGCTTCAAACTATCGAAGAAATGG ACGCCTACCCTGCTGTAGATGACTCTGGAGACCACCTTCTCGACCCGAATATGATACCAACCGCCGCCACGGAAGTAGTAATGTCGGGAGATGGAATTGAGAGg caattcggCGACGAGGAGGACACCTATCAATACGAGTACACTTATGAAGACGATCCGCAGCTGGAAATCGGAGAGGAAGAGGTTGTGGTGACGGATGAAGCTGAATATCAGGAACACTGGAAGGATGAGGAGAA aaaaatgaatCTCTACGACGTGCTGGGCAGCAAAATGTACCTGGAAGACGACGAGAAGGGGGGTCCGAAACGTAGTCGAATCGACGACGATGAAGCCTCCTTCTCAGACGTCTATCATCACCAccaaccaccaccaccaccacatcCGAGAGCCGGAGCACCAGGAGACTATAGATATGCTGTAGATGACTACAGAGAGTATACAGTCTATCCAACAAGTGGGGGGCCGAAGCAGCAGCACGGCGGAGCCCACAACTCAGTTGATAGAACATGTCAGGGATGTGGAATGATGTTGAGACGCAGTGTATTCTATCATCATGCGAGAATGATTCGTGAGAAAGGAGCTTGTAATTTATTTACACCGCAACGGTTCCCATGCACACAGTGTGATGCTCGGATTGGAACTCTTGAGAAGCTCTGTCAGCATATGGAACAGATTCATCAGGCGCCCACGCAAATTAAGACGATGGTTTTTACGAATGAAGAGGATTTTAAACAGTTTCGTATTGAGCTCGAGGGAAAAGGTGGCAATTTTCGGATGGCTAGAGGAAATAAGAAGAATAAG AAAGGAATGGTTCAATATTTCCGTTGCAATCGTCTCCAAACACTTTCCCGCTCTCAAACATTCCGTCCAGTCGACAATCCGTCGCTCGAAGAACTGCCAACTAATCGAAAGCGTGGGCGGCTTCACCAGCAAGAGCTCCGTCAGCAAAGTGCTAAACAGGTCATACGGACTGAGAACTCGTGCACCGCGTTCTATAATAAAGCCTATTTGGATAATGG aacaatCGAAGTCCGCTTCTGTGACCATCATCTTCACGACGACGAGAAGCTTCGACTTCCAGAAGCCGTTAGAGCTCGAGTTATCGAATTGGCACGGAAAAATCTACCACATGTCGTTATTCTTATGATTGTTAAAG atgaacgCTTCAAATATTGTGAGAGAAATTCGGCCAACGATCGACGTATTCAGGATATGAAGACTCAGGATATTCGACAAGTGCTTGCCGGAAATAATCGATCTGTTAAAA CGCGAATTTCTCGTGGAGAGCAAGTTGAACAATTCGACCGTTTTGCACACTTGGGACACGTGGACGAGGATCCGACACGGCCATGGAACGATGTTAGGCCATCGGCAAAAGTGGATCGACTATCACTTTCACACTCTGAATTAAGATATCTCGATTTATTCGATACAAATCGAGAGGAAATTATGGCTAAACTCAATGAGAGATCACGTGTTGAGCAGAGTAAAAA AATGCTCTACGACTCGTTCATCCATCGCCTATCAAGCTCAAACGAGGTGATCAAACAAATCGACTACCGCGACCTGATCCCCAACGAGAGCACCCTgctgaagctgaaaaaagcCTATAACTACCTGGCAAAGATCGAGAACGAGCTTCTGAACCCGCGCCGAGAGCAGATCAATCCGATCCGCGTCACCTCATACATCAGAATGATGGAAGAAGAAGCAAGGCTGATCGAGAGGACTCGACAGGCGGCCAGTGCTCCTGGAGCAGCTGCTGGAGATGAGATTGATGTTGTTGGGATTGACGAGGAGGACTaccaccatcatcatcatatgGATCTTCATGAAGTTGTGGAAGAGGAAGAAGTTGGGTATCATCAGGAGGATCTCGAGCTGGAGCAGGAGCTTCAAGAGCATGTGGAAGAGGATTATCTGCCGGTGGAAGAGGAATTGGTGGAAGAGGAGCTGGTGGTGGAAGAAGAAGCTCTTCCAGTGGAGCAGCACCAGGAAGAGGAGGAGGACGGAGAGCCGACGGTCACCAGAGCTGGACGAGTTGTGAAGAAGAAGCCGCAATTTGATTCTTAA
- the Y48E1B.3 gene encoding Geranylgeranyl transferase type I subunit beta (Partially confirmed by transcript evidence) — translation MSSHHHAAPALYCEPVSRDFGQHTFGQRGFGGLLEDWTTPRPDGKTRWIPQYNLQNFWRRKIPPLQCGLIEPLIPPRLRSPDDFSRLPGHFSYRTTNDYELYNRNLLATRFFENSGGENGGGILKIWTVNERSKRKMLECFSVEISPLGLPITASSSLQPIYEKKLKMLPPLKNDTAAPKAKEPLLELRTSSWSSPLHTGLFLRSPTLLQLMNFREEEASSEEDPVIYEKHIPIFNFAVKSFTESELLEQTLAVVDFGGRVWICGGGGGFSSKPMKLRANEQEIYQLAAFCDHPKLIAVAGHFHVEIVDMRSPAAAASSRACAELWRSPLFESRGREEAMYLQAVPPVSAQIRHVSRLQGTANAYCVMTDRTLHLIDDRFPGRPVLGLKHAFSSGTHRMVVSNPVGDEAAGGNVYSIFCQDQLQVLNSSISMTKLYAHPTGVWSSVDAFHSIGEPENFNQIVRRGKYAEPEVPSEPTRAMDLVELSDLKCSLLVRQTDDGAIWWQKFSNEPVRTEKEQFSEQKKSLERIIERRSREPDSWKREPWRPVYSDGMCEEVREKPEDFRKIVPVSCPDIDRRVISKYNQYATTLSQQANRFRISSHLIKQPLEVIPLDDINSTLSKITLDTWQATENMMKENRQKQ, via the exons ATGTCTTCCCACCACCACGCCGCCCCCGCACTCTATTGTGAACCCGTTTCCCGTGACTTTGGACAGCATACTTTTGGCCAACGAGGCTTTGGAGGCCTACTCGAGGACTGGACGACGCCTAGGCCCGATGGAAAGACCCGATGGATTCCACAGTataatttgcagaatttttggaG ACGAAAAATTCCGCCACTCCAGTGTGGGCTCATTGAGCCGCTAATTCCGCCGAGGCTGAGaagt cccGACGATTTCAGCCGCCTGCCCGGCCATTTTTCGTATCGAACCACCAACGATTATGAGCTCTACAATCGAAATTTGCTCGCCAcgcgattttttgaaaattcgggcGGCGAAAATGGAGGAGGgattttgaagatttggaCAGTTAATGAACGGTCAAAAAGGAAGATGTTGGAGTGCTTTTCTGTTGAA atttctcCACTCGGACTGCCCATCACCGCCTCCTCCTCGCTACAGCCGATATATgagaaaaagctaaaaatgcTCCCACCACTGAAAAACGACACAGCTGCTCCAAAAGCCAAGGAGCCACTTCTCGAGCTCCGCACCTCCTCGTGGAGCTCCCCATTGCACACTGGGCTTTTTCTACGGAGCCCGACGCTTCTGCAATTGATGAATTTTCGTGAAGAAGAAGCCTCCTCCGAGGAGGATCCCGTGATCTACGAAAAACACATTCCGATCTTCAATTTCGCGGTGAAAAGCTTCACGGAATCGGAGCTCCTCGAGCAAACCCTAGCCGTTGTGGATTTTGGAGGTCGTGTATGGATTTGCGGGGGCGGGGGCGGCTTCAGCTCCAAGCCAATGAAGCTCCGAGCAAATGAGCAAGAGATCTACCAGTTGGCGGCATTTTGTGATCATCCGAAGCTCATAGCGGTGGCTGGACACTTTCACGTGGAAATCGTCGATATGAGAAGCCCGGCGGCGGCGGCCTCCTCGAGAGCCTGCGCGGAGCTCTGGAGAAGCCCACTTTTTGAGAGCCGAGGCCGTGAAGAGGCGATGTATTTGCAGGCTGTTCCGCCGGTTTCTGCACAAATTCGGCATGTTTCTAGGCTTCAAGGCACGGCGAACGCCTATTGTGTGATGACTGATCGGACGCTTCACCTCATTGATGATCGATTTCCGGGCCGGCCTGTTCTCGGCCTGAAACATGCGTTTTCGAGTGGAACTCATCGGATGGTGGTGTCGAATCCGGTTGGGGATGAAGCCGCTGGTGGAAAT GTGTACTCAATCTTCTGTCAAGACCAGCTTCAAGTGCTcaattcatcaatttcaatgaCAAAACTCTATGCTCATCCGACAGGCGTCTGGTCTTCAGTCGACGCTTTCCATTCCATCGGAGAgcccgaaaatttcaatcaaatcgTCCGCCGCGGCAAATACGCGGAACCCGAGGTCCCGAGTGAGCCCACAAGAGCAATGGATCTCGTGGAGCTCTCTGACTTGAAATGCTCATTGCTAGTCCGACAAACTGATGATGGAGCAATTTGGTGGCAAAAGTTTTCGAATGAGCCGGTGAGGACtgaaaaagagcaattttCGGAGCAGAAAAAGAGCTTGGAACGGATTATTGAACGGAGAAGCCGTGAGCCGGATTCGTGGAAACGAGAGCCCTGGAGACCGGTTTATTCGGATGGAATGTGTGAAGAAGTTAGGGAGAAGCCGGAGGATTTTAG aaaaatcgtaCCCGTGAGCTGTCCGGACATTGATCGTCGTGTAATTTCCAAATATAATCAATACGCCACAACCCTCTCACAACAGGCCAATCGTTTCCGAATATCATCACATTTAATTAAACAACCGCTTGAAGTTATTCCATTGGACGATATCAATAGTACTCTGTCGAAAATTACATTGGACACGTGGCAAGCCACTGAAAATATGATGAAGGAGAATAGGCAGAAGCAGTAG